From the genome of Gymnogyps californianus isolate 813 chromosome 17, ASM1813914v2, whole genome shotgun sequence, one region includes:
- the SRMS gene encoding tyrosine-protein kinase Srms yields the protein MEQFVRKRLTFLTSFWNKLRPRSMPESCSLGYLGSDSVSLHSEPNSISFIPKSSLFIALYAFTARSAEELSVSAGDKLRVLREEGEYVLARRLLGEPAMGYVPAAYVANLSQGTSAHRPWYFSKISRNEAEQLLLSPPNQHGSFLVRDSESSKGEYSLSVRNHVKVSHFRICKSPGGSLYIQKGHPFPDMEELLAFYTEHWKVIQSPLLQPCSPATPPERDGWERPRWEFTLRRKLGEGYFGEVWEGLWRNTVPVAIKIIKADMKAEDFTKEIQNLKRLRHEKLIQLHAVCSLDEPVYIITELMRKGNLHSYLNSPEGKSLGTSHLLNIACQVADGMRYLEEKHIVHRDLAARNILVGEELTCKIADFGLARLLKDDIYSTSSSTKIPVKWTAPEAANYRTYSLKSDVWSYGILLYEVFTYGQIPYEGMTNQETVRQITRGYRLPRPSSCPPEVYSIMLECWSGNTEERPTFLALREKLGFIYRRLLSSLS from the exons ATGGAGCAGTTTGTCCGGAAGCGTTTGACCTTCCTGACATCCTTCTGGAACAAGCTCCGTCCCCGCTCCATGCCGGAGAGCTGCTCGCTGGGGTATCTTGGTTCCGATTCTGTTTCGCTGCACTCGGAGCCGAACTCCATTTCCTTCATCCCCAAGTCCTCTCTCTTTATCGCTTTATACGCTTTCACAGCCCGGAGCGCGGAGGAACTGAGCGTAAGCGCAGGGGACAAACTGCGTGTCctcagagaagaaggagagtATGTCTTAGCCCGGCGGCTGCTGGGGGAGCCGGCCATGGGGTACGTTCCTGCTGCGTACGTGGCCAACCTCAGCCAGGGCACCTCCGCTCACCGGCC ctGGTACTTCAGCAAGATCAGCCGAAACGAAGCtgagcagctcctcctctcGCCTCCCAACCAGCACGGCTCCTTCCTCGTCCGGGACAGTGAGAGCAGCAAGGGCGAATACTCTCTCTCAG TGCGCAACCACGTGAAGGTCAGCCACTTCCGAATCTGCAAGAGCCCTGGGGGCAGCCTCTACATACAGAAGGGGCATCCCTTCCCCGACATGGAGGAGCTCCTCGCCTTCTACACCGAGCACTGGAAGGTCATCCAGAGCCccttgctgcagccctgcagccccgcg ACCCCCCCTGAGAGGGACGGCTGGGAGCGCCCGCGCTGGGAGTTCACCCTGCGGAGGAAGCTGGGCGAGGGCTACTTCGGAGAGGTGTGGGAAGGACTGTGGAGGAACACGGTGCCGGTGGCCATCAAGATCATAAAAG CCGACATGAAGGCAGAAGACTTCACCAAGGAGATTCAGAACCTGAAGCGCCTGAGGCATGAGAAGCTGATCCAGCTGCACGCCGTCTGCTCGCTGGATGAGCCTGTGTACATCATCACTGAGCTCATGCGGAAAGGCAACCTCCACAGCTACCTCAACA GTCCTGAAGGGAAGTCCCTGGGCACCTCCCACCTGCTTAACATCGCCTGCCAAGTGGCGGATGGGATGAGGTACCTGGAGGAGAAGCACATTGTCCACCGGGACCTGGCAGCCAGAAACATCCTGGTGGGAGAGGAACTCACCTGCAAAATCGCCGATTTTGGACTTGCCCGGCTCCTCAAG GATGACATTTAttccaccagcagcagcactaaAATCCCGGTGAAGTGGACAGCCCCGGAGGCAGCCAATTACCGCACCTACTCCCTCAAGTCCGATGTCTGGTCCTACGGGATTCTGCTCTACGAAGTCTTCACGTATGGACAGATCCCGTATGAAG GAATGACAAACCAAGAAACCGTACGGCAAATCACCAGGGGCTACCGCCTTCCCcggcccagctcctgccctcccGAGGTCTACAGCATCATGCTGGAGTGCTGGAGCGGCAACACGGAGGAGCGTCCTACCTTCCTGGCCCTGCGGGAGAAGCTGGGCTTCATCTACAGACGGCTGCTCAGCTCCCTCTCCTGA